The Amycolatopsis solani genome has a window encoding:
- a CDS encoding OsmC family protein, producing MDTEELRATQAPLKDRYRETPESALVTLHADAELDGLGISCKVETGRAVVEAGLHPATGGDGTFACSGDMLLEALVACAGVTLRAVATSLGLAVRGGRVRAEGDLDFRGTLAVAKDAPVGFRAIRLSFDLDTDASDDQLATLKKLTERYCVVFQSLRTPPEFEVTLSAN from the coding sequence ATGGACACCGAAGAACTGCGCGCGACTCAGGCCCCGCTCAAGGACAGGTACCGCGAAACTCCGGAAAGCGCGCTCGTCACGCTGCACGCCGACGCCGAACTGGACGGTCTCGGCATCTCGTGCAAGGTCGAGACCGGCCGCGCGGTCGTGGAAGCCGGCCTGCACCCGGCCACGGGCGGCGACGGCACCTTCGCCTGTTCGGGCGACATGCTGCTCGAAGCGCTCGTGGCGTGCGCCGGGGTGACGCTGCGGGCGGTGGCGACGTCGCTGGGCCTGGCGGTGCGCGGTGGCCGCGTCCGCGCCGAGGGCGACCTGGACTTCCGCGGCACGCTGGCCGTCGCGAAGGACGCGCCGGTGGGCTTCCGCGCGATCCGGCTGTCGTTCGACCTCGACACCGACGCCTCCGATGACCAGCTCGCCACGCTCAAGAAGCTGACCGAGCGCTACTGCGTGGTGTTCCAATCGTTGCGGACGCCGCCGGAGTTCGAGGTAACGCTTTCGGCGAATTGA
- a CDS encoding ATP-binding cassette domain-containing protein: protein MPQPEPDVAVQVRGLVKTYGSTRALDGVDLDIPAGRVLGLLGPNGAGKTTTVRILTTLLRPDSGEAHVAGYDVLTQPDEVRQRIGLSGQYAAVDENLTGFENLYMVGRLYGRRKPAARSRARELLARFALEDAADRPAKGYSGGMRRRLDLAGALVAEPTVVVLDEPTTGLDPGGRLDTWGVIKELVADGTTVLLTTQYLEEADQLADSIVVIDHGRVIARGTSDELKAQIGGERLELVVASAADLPATLAVLREVGTGEPTGDDHTRRAEIFVDTGPKALIEALRRLDGQGIAVQDVALHRPTLDDVFLSLTGHGASAEEVAK from the coding sequence ATGCCACAGCCGGAACCGGACGTCGCCGTCCAGGTACGCGGGCTCGTGAAGACCTATGGTTCGACGCGCGCGCTCGACGGCGTCGACCTCGACATCCCGGCCGGGCGCGTGCTCGGCCTGCTCGGCCCGAACGGGGCCGGGAAGACCACCACCGTCCGCATCCTGACCACGTTGCTGCGACCGGACTCCGGCGAGGCGCACGTGGCCGGCTACGACGTCCTGACCCAGCCCGACGAGGTGCGGCAGCGGATCGGGCTGTCCGGGCAGTACGCGGCCGTCGACGAGAACCTCACCGGGTTCGAGAACCTCTACATGGTCGGGCGGCTCTACGGCCGCCGGAAACCGGCGGCCCGCTCGCGCGCCCGGGAACTGCTGGCGCGGTTCGCCCTCGAAGACGCCGCCGACCGGCCGGCGAAGGGCTATTCCGGCGGCATGCGGCGGCGGCTCGACCTGGCCGGCGCGCTGGTCGCGGAGCCGACCGTCGTCGTCCTCGACGAACCGACCACCGGCCTCGACCCGGGCGGGCGCCTCGACACCTGGGGCGTCATCAAGGAATTGGTCGCCGACGGCACGACCGTGCTGCTGACCACCCAGTACCTCGAAGAGGCCGACCAGCTCGCCGACTCGATCGTGGTGATCGACCACGGCCGGGTGATCGCCCGCGGCACGTCCGACGAGCTCAAGGCGCAGATCGGCGGCGAGCGGCTGGAGCTGGTCGTCGCCTCCGCCGCGGACCTGCCCGCCACGCTCGCGGTGCTGCGCGAGGTGGGGACCGGCGAGCCCACGGGCGACGACCACACGCGCCGGGCCGAAATCTTCGTCGACACCGGCCCCAAGGCCCTCATCGAAGCCCTGCGGCGGCTCGACGGTCAGGGCATCGCCGTCCAGGACGTCGCCCTGCACCGGCCGACCCTCGACGACGTCTTCCTGTCCCTGACCGGCCACGGCGCTTCGGCTGAGGAGGTGGCGAAGTGA
- a CDS encoding ABC transporter permease, translated as MNTLAKSISDGGIITWRNLVNVRRNPDWLMAATLQPIMFVLLFAYVFGNAIGGEAGGAAYREFLIAGIFAQTVAFNSAFTVIGFANDLQKGIIDRFRSLPMSRIAVVLGRTTSDLVVSVVALVVMSLCGLLVGWRIRGSFADAVLGYLVMLMFAWALSWVGALIGLAARSVEVAQSAGLIWMFPLSFISSAFVPTQTLPGFLKAIAEWNPFTAVINATRDLFGNRFGPAPTGWPAEHAALYSILCCIAIIAVFAPLATARYRRVASK; from the coding sequence GTGAACACGCTCGCGAAGAGCATTTCCGACGGCGGCATCATCACCTGGCGCAACCTGGTGAACGTCCGCCGCAACCCGGACTGGCTGATGGCCGCGACCCTGCAGCCGATCATGTTCGTGCTGCTGTTCGCCTACGTCTTCGGCAACGCGATCGGCGGCGAGGCGGGCGGCGCCGCGTACCGCGAGTTCCTCATCGCGGGGATCTTCGCCCAGACGGTGGCGTTCAACTCGGCGTTCACCGTCATCGGCTTCGCCAACGACCTGCAGAAGGGCATCATCGACCGGTTCCGCTCGCTGCCGATGTCGCGGATCGCGGTGGTCCTCGGCCGCACGACGTCGGACCTCGTGGTCAGCGTGGTGGCGCTGGTCGTGATGTCGCTGTGCGGGCTGCTCGTCGGCTGGCGCATCCGCGGCAGCTTCGCGGACGCGGTCCTCGGCTACCTGGTGATGCTGATGTTCGCGTGGGCGCTGTCGTGGGTCGGCGCGCTGATCGGCCTCGCGGCCCGCAGCGTCGAGGTCGCGCAGAGCGCGGGCCTGATCTGGATGTTCCCGCTGAGCTTCATCTCCTCGGCGTTCGTCCCGACCCAGACCCTCCCCGGCTTCCTCAAGGCGATCGCCGAGTGGAACCCGTTCACGGCGGTGATCAACGCGACGCGGGACCTGTTCGGCAACCGGTTCGGCCCGGCGCCGACGGGCTGGCCCGCCGAGCACGCGGCGCTGTACTCGATCCTGTGCTGCATCGCGATCATCGCGGTGTTCGCCCCGCTGGCCACGGCCCGCTACCGCCGGGTGGCGAGCAAGTAG
- a CDS encoding nitroreductase/quinone reductase family protein, which translates to MDAAGAADPVLRPLMDVQETNRRVIRQFRAGGEVEGMHRERLVLLTTTGRRTGEPRTVPMMVHRDGDRLLVVASNVGAPRHPDWYLNLADDSRVKVETDGREFEGEALPLLGADYVRAWAELERQYPFLAEHREKARQARRVIPIVELSEED; encoded by the coding sequence GTGGACGCAGCAGGAGCCGCCGACCCGGTACTACGACCGCTGATGGACGTCCAGGAGACGAACCGCCGGGTGATCCGGCAGTTCCGCGCGGGCGGCGAGGTGGAGGGCATGCACCGTGAGCGCCTGGTGCTGCTGACGACGACGGGCCGCCGCACGGGCGAGCCCCGCACGGTCCCGATGATGGTCCACCGCGACGGCGACCGGCTGCTCGTGGTGGCCTCCAACGTCGGCGCGCCCCGGCACCCGGACTGGTACCTGAACCTCGCGGACGACTCCCGGGTCAAGGTCGAGACCGACGGCCGCGAGTTCGAGGGCGAGGCGCTGCCGCTGCTGGGCGCGGACTACGTGCGGGCGTGGGCGGAGCTGGAGCGGCAGTACCCGTTCCTGGCCGAGCACCGGGAGAAGGCCCGGCAGGCCCGCCGGGTCATCCCGATCGTGGAACTGTCCGAAGAGGACTGA
- a CDS encoding DUF6069 family protein gives MADYYGNQPQDVRPGIDARRLWAGGVATAVVAALLAVVGLLIARGIFEVEVLAPKGEGVWGNASTTTYALVAAAVALLATGLMHLLSVATPAPSQFFGWIMVLVTLIAVVLPLTLTVAPSAKIATAVINLVLGLAIAMVVNSMAASARTLHRRRQSAAPPPTQQQWTQQEPPTRYYDR, from the coding sequence ATGGCCGACTACTACGGGAACCAGCCCCAGGACGTCCGCCCGGGGATCGACGCCCGACGGCTGTGGGCGGGCGGCGTCGCGACGGCGGTGGTCGCGGCCCTGCTCGCGGTGGTCGGACTGCTGATCGCGCGGGGCATCTTCGAGGTCGAAGTGCTCGCCCCAAAAGGCGAGGGCGTCTGGGGCAACGCGAGCACCACGACGTACGCGCTGGTCGCCGCCGCGGTGGCCCTGCTCGCCACCGGGCTGATGCACCTGCTGAGCGTGGCGACGCCGGCGCCGTCCCAGTTCTTCGGCTGGATCATGGTGCTGGTCACGCTGATCGCCGTCGTACTGCCGCTGACCCTCACGGTGGCCCCGAGCGCCAAGATCGCGACGGCCGTGATCAACCTGGTGCTCGGCCTGGCGATCGCCATGGTGGTGAACAGCATGGCGGCCAGCGCCCGCACCCTGCACCGGCGCCGGCAGAGCGCGGCCCCGCCGCCGACGCAGCAGCAGTGGACGCAGCAGGAGCCGCCGACCCGGTACTACGACCGCTGA
- a CDS encoding serine/threonine-protein kinase, which yields MSDEAGRTGRPTVGDSDDVTCARYVLGEFTTTPRQDPDDERPPDLLAGRYEIGRLIGSGGTARVYRAYDVRLGREVAVKIYAWEALPLDQRRRLRETTIQASISHPGVVALLDSGSENGRTFLVMQLVEGENLAERLLGGPMPAAEVTALADGLAEALAHVHARRVVHRDLKPANVFLSETGPLIGDFGIAHVLDTTHITGTGVVPGTAAYLAPEQVGGEPAGPPADVYALGLILLECLTGEREYAGTMIEAAMARLTRPPRIPEHVPPSLAHTIRRMTRREPGDRPTAEEVRRMLHEPAPVTALVRRPLWRRRLEAVGSAEDFAAGAGLAGAGTGSLGADSAGAGSAGAGPGGTGSPRAGSAGTGSLGAGSVGAGSTGAGSAAESTGAASTGVGPAPARSVGAGSVGAGAASAGSAAAESIGAGSIGAGSAGAGSPSEGESTHRNTTTLATRISDPRPARRRRLAVAGVLALITLGALAATLLTRGGDAGTTTPAQPPAPVATSPSATSAPLADRGTPDPQPPPAGSPSLEPAVVTRPTPARPAPPPASKPGKIGKGETRGKGKGHGDT from the coding sequence GTGTCCGACGAAGCCGGGAGAACGGGGCGCCCGACGGTGGGCGACTCGGACGACGTCACGTGTGCTCGCTATGTCCTCGGCGAGTTCACCACCACCCCGCGCCAGGACCCGGACGACGAACGGCCACCGGACCTGCTGGCCGGCCGCTACGAGATCGGCAGGCTGATCGGCAGCGGCGGCACGGCCCGCGTCTACCGGGCTTATGACGTCCGGCTGGGCCGCGAGGTCGCCGTCAAGATCTACGCGTGGGAGGCGCTGCCGCTGGACCAGCGGCGCCGGCTGCGCGAGACGACCATCCAGGCCAGCATCAGCCACCCCGGCGTGGTGGCGCTGCTCGACAGCGGCAGCGAGAACGGCCGGACCTTCCTGGTGATGCAGCTGGTGGAGGGCGAGAACCTGGCGGAGCGCCTCCTCGGCGGCCCGATGCCGGCGGCGGAGGTGACGGCACTGGCGGACGGCTTGGCCGAGGCCCTCGCCCACGTCCACGCCCGGCGCGTCGTCCACCGCGACCTCAAGCCGGCCAACGTGTTCCTGTCCGAGACCGGCCCGCTGATCGGCGACTTCGGCATCGCGCACGTACTGGACACGACGCACATCACGGGCACGGGCGTGGTCCCGGGCACGGCGGCGTACCTGGCCCCGGAGCAGGTCGGCGGCGAACCGGCCGGCCCACCGGCGGACGTGTACGCGCTGGGGCTGATCCTGCTGGAGTGCCTGACGGGCGAGCGCGAGTACGCGGGCACGATGATCGAGGCGGCGATGGCCAGGCTCACCCGCCCGCCGCGGATCCCGGAGCACGTGCCGCCCTCGCTGGCGCACACGATCCGCCGCATGACCCGCCGCGAGCCGGGAGATCGCCCGACGGCGGAGGAGGTCCGGCGGATGCTGCACGAGCCGGCCCCGGTGACGGCGCTGGTGCGCCGCCCGTTGTGGCGCCGCCGGCTGGAGGCGGTCGGATCGGCGGAGGACTTTGCGGCTGGGGCGGGGTTGGCTGGGGCGGGAACAGGCTCGCTCGGTGCGGACTCGGCTGGCGCAGGATCCGCCGGCGCGGGACCGGGCGGCACGGGCTCGCCCCGCGCGGGATCCGCCGGAACAGGCTCGCTCGGCGCGGGCTCAGTCGGTGCGGGCTCGACCGGCGCAGGATCCGCCGCCGAGTCGACCGGCGCGGCGTCGACCGGCGTGGGCCCGGCCCCCGCAAGGTCCGTCGGCGCGGGCTCAGTTGGTGCGGGCGCGGCCAGCGCAGGATCCGCCGCGGCCGAGTCGATCGGCGCGGGGTCGATCGGCGCCGGATCGGCCGGCGCAGGATCGCCCAGCGAGGGCGAATCCACCCACCGCAACACCACCACCCTCGCCACCCGGATCTCCGACCCTCGCCCCGCCCGTCGGCGTCGGCTGGCCGTTGCCGGGGTGCTGGCCCTGATCACCCTCGGCGCGCTCGCCGCCACCCTGCTCACCCGGGGCGGCGACGCCGGGACCACCACCCCCGCGCAGCCGCCCGCGCCCGTGGCCACCTCGCCGTCCGCCACTTCCGCGCCGCTCGCCGATCGGGGGACGCCCGATCCGCAGCCGCCGCCCGCCGGCTCGCCGTCGCTCGAGCCCGCCGTCGTCACCCGCCCGACCCCCGCTCGCCCCGCGCCGCCGCCCGCAAGCAAGCCCGGCAAGATCGGGAAGGGCGAAACCCGGGGCAAGGGGAAGGGCCACGGAGACACCTGA
- a CDS encoding C1 family peptidase: protein MADPGTPASPVALDRVRTELAAQGHPWVTGENSMTILQEDQRRHRLGVPLPPESERRELESTAKSLAQGEAARATAVSGVGAPAQFDSRNVGGSNYVTPVKDQGDCGSCVSFGTAATIETVAAFTRGQPGLQLDLSEAHLFYTHGGNDGATCDTGWMPDRALKFCHDVGLTYEDYFPYSPRNRSGAKLNADWPNRLATTPSYTALTGNPAAMKEQLAARGALVACFLVYQDFFSYRTGVYRHVAGALAGGHCVTLVGYDDSQGCWIAKNSWSTNWGDGGFFRIAYGECGIETWQVEQVGSVNLRSWTGSTSVLGLWSNDQDRNTWAYLQNMGWLHLAADDEVINKAMLIELIAAKQGGRPVNAFNNNGTIIETYVF from the coding sequence ATGGCCGATCCCGGAACCCCGGCGTCACCGGTCGCACTCGACCGGGTCCGCACCGAACTCGCCGCGCAGGGCCATCCCTGGGTCACCGGCGAGAACTCCATGACCATCCTCCAGGAAGACCAGCGCCGCCACCGGCTGGGGGTTCCGCTGCCTCCGGAATCGGAACGGCGCGAGCTCGAATCGACGGCCAAGTCCCTCGCCCAGGGTGAAGCCGCCCGCGCCACCGCCGTTTCCGGCGTGGGCGCCCCCGCGCAGTTCGACAGCCGGAACGTCGGCGGCAGCAATTACGTGACGCCGGTGAAGGACCAGGGCGACTGCGGTTCCTGCGTTTCCTTCGGCACCGCCGCCACGATCGAGACGGTCGCCGCGTTCACGCGCGGGCAGCCCGGCCTGCAGCTCGACCTGTCCGAAGCGCACCTGTTCTACACCCACGGCGGGAACGACGGCGCCACCTGCGACACCGGCTGGATGCCCGATCGCGCCCTGAAGTTCTGCCACGACGTCGGCCTGACCTACGAGGACTACTTCCCGTACAGCCCGCGCAACCGCTCCGGCGCCAAGCTGAACGCCGACTGGCCGAACCGGCTCGCGACCACGCCGTCGTACACGGCGCTGACCGGCAACCCCGCGGCGATGAAGGAACAGCTGGCGGCCCGCGGCGCGCTCGTCGCGTGCTTCCTGGTGTACCAGGACTTCTTCTCCTACCGGACCGGTGTCTACCGGCACGTCGCCGGCGCGCTGGCCGGCGGTCACTGCGTGACGCTCGTCGGTTACGACGACAGCCAGGGTTGCTGGATCGCGAAGAACAGCTGGAGCACCAACTGGGGCGACGGCGGCTTCTTCCGGATCGCCTACGGCGAATGCGGCATCGAGACCTGGCAGGTCGAGCAGGTCGGCTCGGTGAACCTGCGCTCGTGGACCGGCTCGACGTCGGTGCTCGGCCTGTGGAGCAACGACCAGGACCGCAACACCTGGGCGTACCTGCAGAACATGGGCTGGCTGCACCTCGCCGCCGACGACGAAGTGATCAACAAGGCGATGCTGATCGAGCTGATCGCCGCGAAGCAGGGTGGCCGTCCGGTCAACGCGTTCAACAACAACGGCACGATCATCGAGACCTACGTCTTCTAG
- a CDS encoding protease inhibitor I42 family protein — protein MRVITLEADGAATDVAPGERLELRLPENAGTGYQWVLDGPEPPLRVVEETLHPVADRAGGTGEHRFVLHADEPGETTVVARQARSWAPESELRRFRLTVRVR, from the coding sequence GTGCGGGTGATCACGCTCGAAGCCGACGGCGCGGCGACGGACGTCGCGCCCGGCGAGCGGCTGGAGCTGCGCCTGCCCGAGAACGCGGGCACCGGCTACCAGTGGGTGCTCGACGGCCCGGAACCGCCGCTGCGAGTGGTCGAAGAGACCCTCCACCCGGTGGCGGACCGGGCCGGCGGCACCGGCGAACACCGGTTCGTGCTGCACGCGGACGAGCCGGGTGAGACGACGGTGGTGGCCCGGCAGGCGCGGTCGTGGGCACCGGAGAGCGAGCTGCGCCGCTTCCGGCTCACCGTCCGGGTCCGTTAA
- a CDS encoding STAS domain-containing protein, whose protein sequence is MTLRSVLLGDEVILSVDGVFDGGLAPTYHQAIEDAFAAGVRRVVVDLVLATAVDGGGIAVLAATAAGCTARETQLIIAMPRGVEAVITDPAQVRLLLRSFEPWQDAG, encoded by the coding sequence ATGACACTTCGCAGCGTTCTCCTCGGAGACGAGGTCATCCTGTCCGTCGACGGAGTGTTCGACGGCGGCTTGGCCCCCACCTACCACCAGGCGATCGAAGACGCCTTCGCGGCAGGCGTCCGCCGCGTGGTCGTGGACCTCGTGCTGGCCACGGCGGTCGACGGCGGCGGCATCGCGGTACTGGCCGCGACGGCGGCGGGCTGCACCGCCCGCGAGACCCAGCTGATCATCGCGATGCCGCGCGGCGTCGAAGCCGTCATCACCGATCCCGCGCAGGTCAGGCTGCTCTTGCGCAGCTTCGAGCCGTGGCAGGACGCCGGTTAA
- a CDS encoding glycosyltransferase: protein MRVLLSTIGSRGEVQPVVALASELRALGQDVRLCVPPDFRDWLDELGFDVVPIGPELRGTASAHRGRPTPEQIRQAAEGTVTTQFETVGAAAEGCDVLVAAGALQFAARSIAERRGAAYVYASFCPITLPSDLHAPPPMPWRSPGKAENRALWAEDADRWNTFFGGRVNEHRAAAGQPPVEDLPDHVFTGRPWLAADAALAPWPEPGDARVVQTGAWIWPDERPLPPGLAEFLDAGEPPVYFGFGSMRAPGELAEAMLAAARAHGRRAVIARGWAGLAAAGAQPDCFGVGEVNQQALFRRVAAVVHHGGAGTTTAAARAGAPQVVVPQMYDQHYFAGRVRALGLGAATEPTAEALTSALEIALRPDVAARARRFAVHVRADGASVAASHLLATAPLTSA, encoded by the coding sequence ATGCGTGTGCTGCTGTCCACGATCGGCTCGCGGGGCGAAGTGCAGCCGGTGGTGGCGCTGGCCTCGGAGCTGAGAGCGCTCGGGCAGGACGTCCGGCTGTGCGTGCCGCCCGACTTCCGCGACTGGCTCGACGAGCTGGGGTTCGACGTCGTGCCGATCGGCCCTGAGCTGCGCGGAACCGCATCCGCGCACCGGGGACGGCCGACGCCGGAGCAGATCCGGCAGGCCGCCGAAGGCACCGTCACGACCCAGTTCGAGACGGTCGGGGCCGCGGCCGAGGGCTGTGACGTCCTGGTCGCGGCCGGTGCCCTGCAATTCGCCGCGCGCTCGATCGCCGAACGGCGCGGCGCCGCTTACGTCTACGCGAGTTTCTGCCCGATCACCCTGCCCTCGGATCTGCACGCGCCGCCGCCGATGCCGTGGCGATCGCCCGGAAAGGCGGAAAACCGCGCCCTTTGGGCCGAAGACGCGGACCGCTGGAACACGTTCTTCGGCGGCCGGGTCAACGAGCACCGCGCGGCGGCGGGCCAGCCGCCCGTCGAGGACCTGCCGGACCACGTGTTCACCGGCCGGCCCTGGCTGGCCGCCGACGCGGCACTGGCCCCGTGGCCCGAGCCGGGCGACGCCCGCGTCGTCCAGACGGGCGCGTGGATCTGGCCGGACGAACGGCCGCTGCCGCCCGGGCTCGCGGAGTTCCTCGACGCGGGCGAGCCGCCGGTGTACTTCGGGTTCGGCAGCATGCGCGCGCCAGGTGAGCTCGCCGAGGCGATGCTGGCGGCCGCCCGCGCGCACGGCCGCCGTGCGGTCATCGCGCGCGGCTGGGCGGGCCTCGCCGCGGCCGGCGCGCAGCCGGACTGCTTCGGCGTCGGCGAGGTCAACCAGCAGGCCCTGTTCCGGCGCGTGGCGGCGGTCGTCCACCACGGCGGCGCGGGCACGACGACGGCGGCGGCCCGCGCGGGCGCGCCCCAGGTGGTGGTGCCGCAGATGTACGACCAGCACTACTTCGCCGGCCGCGTCCGTGCCCTGGGCCTCGGCGCGGCGACGGAGCCGACCGCCGAGGCACTGACTTCAGCGCTGGAGATCGCCTTGCGGCCGGACGTGGCCGCCCGGGCGCGGCGGTTCGCGGTCCATGTGCGTGCGGACGGCGCGAGCGTGGCGGCGAGCCACCTGCTGGCCACGGCGCCGCTGACGTCGGCCTGA
- a CDS encoding ferredoxin codes for MKLSVDPIACRGHGLCADLLPELVRLDEWGYPVLARGPVPPELAAEARRAANACPALALRLRKE; via the coding sequence GTGAAGCTTTCGGTGGACCCGATCGCCTGCCGCGGGCACGGGCTGTGCGCGGACCTGCTGCCGGAGCTCGTCCGGCTCGACGAGTGGGGGTACCCGGTACTCGCGCGGGGACCGGTGCCGCCGGAACTGGCGGCGGAGGCCCGCCGCGCGGCGAACGCGTGCCCGGCGCTGGCGTTGCGGCTGCGGAAGGAGTGA
- a CDS encoding NADH-ubiquinone oxidoreductase-F iron-sulfur binding region domain-containing protein, which produces MSILPPHRLDLAGHRRRNGVVPWVAYHDDAGRDRLVEAVESAGLRGRGGGGFPTAVKLRAARSRRSIVVANGCEGDPLSGKDAALLTVAPHLVLDGLQLAAHAIGAAETVLCVHAGSPVLPSVTAALAERDDRVPVRIAEIPRRYVASEESALVHYLTSGDARPLGKEPRPAERGVRGRPTLVDNVETLAQLASVVLLGPHHYRASRTDLVTVTGAVRHPGVVELPSGPSLAAVLTAAGGETEPVQAVLVGGYGGSWTADLRLGLSAIPAVYALPASACGLEYTAKVLAFLAAESARQCGPCMFGLPAVAADFAELVRGGPSANRLAHRLPLLTGRGACAHPDGAARLAASALRTFTADVATHQAGGRCRVLEGVA; this is translated from the coding sequence ATGAGCATCCTGCCCCCGCACCGGCTCGACCTGGCCGGGCACCGGCGCCGCAACGGCGTCGTGCCGTGGGTCGCCTACCACGACGACGCCGGGCGCGATCGGCTGGTGGAAGCCGTCGAGTCGGCCGGCCTGCGCGGCCGGGGCGGCGGTGGCTTCCCGACGGCGGTGAAGCTGCGTGCGGCCCGGTCGCGGCGCTCGATCGTCGTCGCGAACGGCTGCGAAGGCGACCCGCTCAGCGGGAAGGACGCGGCGCTGCTCACGGTGGCGCCGCACCTCGTGCTCGACGGCCTGCAACTCGCCGCGCACGCCATCGGCGCCGCCGAAACCGTGCTGTGCGTGCACGCGGGCAGCCCGGTGCTGCCGAGTGTCACCGCGGCGCTGGCCGAGCGCGACGACCGCGTGCCGGTGCGGATCGCGGAGATCCCGCGCCGGTACGTCGCCAGCGAGGAGAGCGCGCTCGTGCACTACCTGACGTCCGGCGACGCCCGGCCGCTCGGCAAGGAGCCGCGGCCCGCCGAACGCGGGGTGCGCGGCCGTCCGACGCTGGTGGACAACGTCGAGACGCTGGCGCAGCTGGCGTCGGTGGTGCTGCTCGGTCCGCACCACTACCGCGCCTCGCGCACAGACCTGGTCACGGTGACCGGCGCGGTCCGGCACCCGGGCGTCGTCGAGCTGCCGTCGGGCCCGTCCCTGGCGGCGGTGCTGACCGCGGCCGGCGGCGAGACCGAGCCGGTGCAGGCGGTGCTCGTCGGCGGCTACGGCGGGAGCTGGACGGCCGACCTGCGGCTCGGGCTGTCGGCGATCCCGGCGGTGTACGCGCTGCCCGCGAGCGCGTGCGGGCTCGAGTACACGGCGAAGGTGCTGGCGTTCCTGGCGGCGGAGTCGGCCCGGCAGTGCGGCCCGTGCATGTTCGGCCTGCCCGCGGTCGCGGCGGACTTCGCGGAGCTGGTGCGGGGCGGCCCGTCCGCGAACCGGCTGGCCCACCGCCTCCCACTGCTCACCGGCCGCGGCGCGTGCGCCCACCCGGACGGCGCGGCCCGCCTGGCGGCGAGCGCGTTGCGGACGTTCACCGCGGACGTGGCAACGCACCAGGCCGGCGGCCGGTGCCGGGTGCTGGAGGGAGTGGCGTGA
- a CDS encoding ferric reductase-like transmembrane domain-containing protein, whose translation MSAAVWYFSRATGLVSLVLFTGVVVLGALGAGRFATPAWPRFAVAAVHRNLALTSLAFLAVHIASAVLDGYVPLNWLDVVLPFGAGYQPFWVGLGAVAIDLLLAIVVTSLVRTRLPARVWRAVHWLAYLCWPVALVHGIGMAEDDAARGWIVALDVLCALAVLGAVAYRAGVKHADTEIRKLSPLGGTR comes from the coding sequence GTGAGCGCCGCCGTCTGGTACTTCAGCCGCGCGACCGGGCTCGTCTCGCTCGTGCTCTTCACCGGCGTCGTCGTGCTCGGCGCGCTCGGCGCCGGCCGGTTCGCGACGCCCGCGTGGCCGCGGTTCGCCGTCGCGGCGGTGCACCGGAACCTCGCGCTGACCAGTCTCGCCTTCCTCGCCGTGCACATCGCGTCGGCGGTCCTCGACGGCTACGTCCCGTTGAACTGGCTGGACGTCGTGCTCCCGTTCGGCGCGGGCTACCAGCCGTTCTGGGTGGGCCTCGGCGCCGTCGCGATCGACCTGCTGCTCGCGATCGTCGTCACCAGCCTGGTCCGGACCCGCCTGCCCGCGCGGGTGTGGCGGGCCGTGCACTGGCTGGCCTACCTGTGCTGGCCGGTCGCGCTGGTGCACGGCATCGGGATGGCCGAGGACGACGCCGCGCGCGGCTGGATCGTCGCGCTCGACGTGCTGTGCGCGCTGGCCGTGCTCGGCGCCGTCGCCTACCGCGCCGGCGTGAAGCACGCCGACACCGAAATCCGCAAGCTCTCGCCGCTGGGAGGCACCCGATGA